A region from the Dehalococcoides mccartyi CG5 genome encodes:
- the rpiB gene encoding ribose 5-phosphate isomerase B produces the protein MSNISIAIGADHGGYDLKTGILPFLNHLGLKVLDLGACTYNSSDDYPDFAQTVARNVACGKTDRGIIICGSGVGACITANKIKGIRAGLCHDVYSAHQGVEHDDMNVLCLGARVIGIEVAKEIISAFLNARFTGEERHKRRLEKLLKVEKEG, from the coding sequence ATGAGTAATATCTCTATTGCCATCGGGGCAGACCATGGCGGTTACGACCTTAAGACAGGTATTTTACCCTTCCTGAACCATTTGGGGTTAAAAGTTTTGGATCTGGGGGCTTGCACCTATAACAGTTCTGATGATTATCCTGATTTTGCTCAGACAGTTGCCCGAAATGTTGCCTGCGGAAAAACAGACCGAGGCATTATCATCTGCGGTAGCGGAGTGGGCGCCTGTATCACTGCCAACAAAATAAAGGGTATCAGAGCCGGTCTCTGCCATGACGTTTACTCTGCCCACCAGGGTGTGGAACATGATGACATGAACGTGCTGTGTTTAGGAGCAAGAGTGATAGGCATAGAAGTAGCCAAAGAGATTATCAGTGCCTTTTTAAATGCCCGTTTCACCGGTGAAGAAAGACACAAACGCCGTCTTGAAAAACTGCTTAAGGTTGAAAAAGAAGGCTAA
- the tkt gene encoding transketolase — MSNTKLDSLCINALRFLSVDAVQKANSGHPGAPMGMAAMAYALWQNFLKHNPQDPAWPNRDRFILSAGHASALLYSLLHLTGYDLPLDELKNFRQWGSKTPGHPEYGLTPGVEMTTGPLGQGFASGVGMAMAEAHLAAVFNQPDCKIIDHYTYGIVSDGDLMEGVASEAASLAGHLALGKLIYLYDDNDISIEGSTELAFTENAALRFESYGWQVIDHVDGLDPEAVSQAIKQAQSDTTRPSLIICKTIIGFGSPNKAGKASAHGEPLGTDEVSKSRKSLGWDYEPFVIPVEALTEFREALGKGKTAQQVWLSKLDYYLSHYPEKASLLQDMLSGNLPEDWDKDLDRLFDKAMSSREASGLLINALASRLPSLMGGSADLSPSNKTVIKDGGEYEPHYYEGRNIHFGVREHAMGAIANGLALHGGIIPYVATFLIFYDYMRPAVRLASLMGQRVIYIFTHDSIGLGEDGPTHQPIEQLAGLRSVPGLVTIRPADSYETAQAWKTAILRKNGPTAIALSRQKLPLLDNSQTKSLNLPKGAYILQETDSHPQVALVASGSEVTIAVEAAEILKGKGISSRVVSFPSWQLFDNQPQTYRQSVLPSSLPRVIMEAGNSQGWCKYLGTNGTVISIDHFGASAPAPLLYKNFGLTPENMAEKALKLLENEHE, encoded by the coding sequence ATGTCAAATACGAAATTAGATAGTTTATGCATAAACGCCCTTCGCTTTCTTTCGGTAGACGCTGTTCAGAAGGCAAATTCAGGGCATCCCGGAGCGCCTATGGGTATGGCCGCTATGGCATATGCCCTGTGGCAAAATTTTCTCAAGCATAACCCGCAGGACCCCGCTTGGCCTAACCGTGACCGTTTTATACTTTCAGCCGGCCATGCCTCTGCCCTGCTTTATTCACTACTCCACCTGACCGGTTATGACCTGCCGCTGGACGAACTTAAAAATTTCCGCCAGTGGGGCAGTAAAACACCGGGACATCCGGAATACGGCCTGACTCCCGGGGTTGAAATGACTACCGGCCCGCTTGGGCAGGGTTTTGCAAGCGGTGTGGGTATGGCTATGGCCGAAGCTCATTTGGCAGCGGTTTTTAACCAGCCGGATTGCAAAATTATAGACCATTATACCTACGGCATAGTCTCTGACGGAGACCTGATGGAAGGCGTAGCTTCAGAAGCGGCCTCTCTGGCCGGGCATTTAGCCCTTGGCAAGCTGATTTATCTGTATGATGACAATGATATATCTATTGAAGGTTCAACTGAGCTGGCTTTTACCGAAAACGCAGCTCTGCGCTTTGAAAGTTACGGCTGGCAGGTTATAGACCATGTAGACGGGCTTGACCCGGAGGCGGTATCTCAGGCTATTAAACAAGCCCAGTCAGATACCACCCGCCCCAGCCTGATTATCTGCAAAACAATCATCGGCTTTGGCAGCCCGAATAAGGCCGGCAAGGCCTCTGCCCATGGCGAGCCGCTGGGAACAGATGAGGTATCCAAGAGCCGTAAATCTCTGGGGTGGGACTATGAACCGTTTGTAATACCAGTTGAGGCTCTAACAGAGTTCCGCGAAGCACTGGGCAAGGGCAAAACAGCCCAGCAGGTTTGGTTGTCCAAGCTGGACTACTATTTAAGCCATTATCCCGAAAAAGCCTCACTGCTGCAGGACATGCTTTCGGGCAACTTACCTGAAGACTGGGACAAAGATCTGGATAGACTCTTTGACAAAGCTATGTCCAGCCGCGAGGCTTCAGGCCTGCTGATAAATGCCTTGGCTTCCCGCCTGCCTTCTCTCATGGGTGGTTCGGCAGACCTCAGCCCGTCTAACAAGACCGTTATCAAAGACGGCGGGGAATACGAACCTCACTATTACGAGGGACGGAATATCCATTTCGGAGTGAGGGAGCACGCCATGGGGGCAATAGCTAACGGACTGGCTCTCCACGGGGGCATAATACCTTACGTTGCCACTTTCCTCATATTTTATGACTACATGCGTCCGGCTGTACGGTTGGCTTCACTTATGGGGCAAAGGGTGATTTATATTTTTACCCATGATTCCATCGGTCTGGGAGAAGACGGCCCTACCCACCAACCCATTGAACAGCTGGCCGGTCTGCGTTCGGTACCCGGTCTGGTTACTATCCGTCCGGCAGATTCATATGAGACTGCTCAGGCATGGAAAACGGCTATACTCCGTAAGAACGGCCCTACCGCCATTGCCCTGTCCCGTCAGAAACTGCCGCTTTTAGATAACTCTCAGACAAAATCCTTAAACCTGCCTAAAGGGGCATATATACTGCAGGAAACAGACTCCCACCCGCAGGTAGCTCTAGTTGCCAGCGGGTCTGAAGTAACTATAGCGGTTGAAGCGGCTGAAATACTTAAGGGGAAAGGCATATCCTCAAGGGTAGTATCTTTCCCTTCATGGCAGCTTTTTGATAACCAACCCCAAACCTACCGCCAGAGTGTCCTGCCTTCTTCCCTGCCACGGGTAATAATGGAAGCTGGCAACTCACAGGGCTGGTGCAAATATCTGGGTACAAACGGAACTGTTATTTCAATTGACCACTTCGGGGCATCAGCCCCGGCGCCCCTGCTTTACAAAAACTTCGGCCTGACCCCTGAAAACATGGCTGAAAAAGCTTTAAAGCTTTTGGAGAATGAACATGAGTAA
- a CDS encoding nitroreductase family protein encodes MDALEAIFSRRSIRHYQHGDISASELDTLLRAGMAAPSAGNQQVWHFVVIDDRRILDKIPDIHPYSKMLKEAPMAIMVCADQSAETKTGYWIQDCAAATQNILLAAEALGLGACWLGLHPREERKEAISRLLNLPVSISPLSLIAIGKKGETKPPAKRYLESHIHKNGW; translated from the coding sequence ATGGATGCACTTGAAGCCATTTTCAGCCGGCGAAGCATACGCCATTACCAACACGGAGATATAAGCGCCTCCGAACTGGATACCCTTTTAAGGGCAGGCATGGCTGCCCCTTCCGCCGGCAACCAGCAGGTCTGGCATTTTGTAGTTATAGATGACCGCCGGATACTGGATAAAATACCGGATATTCACCCTTACTCCAAAATGCTGAAGGAAGCCCCGATGGCCATCATGGTCTGTGCAGACCAAAGTGCCGAAACTAAAACAGGTTACTGGATACAGGACTGTGCGGCCGCTACCCAAAATATCCTTCTGGCAGCAGAGGCACTGGGACTGGGTGCTTGCTGGCTGGGACTGCACCCCCGCGAAGAACGCAAAGAAGCCATTTCCCGTTTACTAAATCTACCTGTTAGTATCAGCCCGCTTAGCCTTATCGCCATCGGCAAAAAAGGGGAGACCAAACCGCCTGCAAAGCGTTATTTGGAAAGCCATATCCATAAAAATGGCTGGTAG
- a CDS encoding class I SAM-dependent methyltransferase, whose product MFKKLADINTKPELYQQYSAPVLWNDPHISSRMLEFHLNPDIEPASRKAVFIEKSAGWIKDYFGLGDGKQVCDFGCGPGLYTSRLAATGADVTGIDFSSRSISYARDFAASHYLDIHYIEQNYLEFATPKQFDLITLIYCDYCALSPSQRCQLLSVWNKCLKDDGNILLDVFSLSAYEGRAETAGYEYRLMDGFWSGNDYFGFINTFKYPLEKVVLDKYTLIETDREWQVFNWLKYFCVAELKHELAEKGFEVADIFSDVAGAVYWAGSPEIAVVARKIK is encoded by the coding sequence GTGTTTAAAAAACTGGCAGATATAAATACTAAACCTGAGTTATATCAGCAGTACAGTGCACCTGTACTTTGGAATGACCCTCATATTTCCTCCCGAATGCTGGAGTTCCATCTCAATCCGGATATTGAGCCCGCTTCACGCAAGGCAGTATTCATTGAAAAATCTGCAGGCTGGATAAAAGACTATTTTGGTTTGGGTGACGGCAAGCAGGTTTGTGATTTTGGCTGCGGGCCGGGGCTTTATACCAGCCGTTTGGCTGCCACCGGTGCAGATGTGACCGGTATAGATTTCTCAAGCCGTTCTATCAGTTATGCCCGTGATTTTGCAGCCAGCCACTATCTGGATATTCATTATATAGAACAAAATTACCTTGAGTTTGCCACCCCGAAGCAGTTTGACCTGATAACCCTTATTTATTGTGATTACTGTGCCCTGAGCCCTTCCCAGCGCTGCCAGCTTCTTTCAGTCTGGAACAAATGCCTGAAGGATGACGGGAATATACTACTGGATGTGTTTTCTCTCTCAGCTTATGAAGGGCGGGCTGAAACAGCTGGTTATGAATACCGCCTGATGGATGGTTTTTGGTCAGGCAATGATTATTTCGGCTTCATAAATACCTTTAAATATCCGCTTGAAAAGGTGGTGCTGGATAAATACACCCTTATAGAGACGGATAGGGAATGGCAGGTTTTTAACTGGCTGAAGTATTTCTGTGTGGCAGAGCTTAAACATGAGTTGGCCGAAAAAGGGTTTGAGGTGGCAGACATATTTTCTGATGTTGCCGGGGCGGTTTATTGGGCAGGTTCACCTGAGATTGCCGTCGTAGCCCGCAAGATAAAATAA
- a CDS encoding LOG family protein has protein sequence MTKSTRVIPPFPQMTIGVMGSAGGTMTDETKKSLRCLGACIAKRKHVLITGACPGMPHETVLGSKEEGGVVVGISPALNLEEHVEKYHSPTRGYDAIIYTGSGLMGREIENIRSCDVVIFAGGRSGTLGEFAIAYDEGKVIGVLRGSGGIADHLDKIIAMVDKETGARVYYESDPYKLLDMLEAVYRERILPKHKRLLENNDPDGVSDG, from the coding sequence ATGACGAAATCAACCAGGGTAATTCCGCCTTTCCCCCAGATGACAATAGGGGTTATGGGTTCAGCCGGTGGGACTATGACTGACGAAACCAAAAAAAGTTTACGGTGTTTGGGTGCCTGCATAGCCAAGCGCAAACATGTGCTTATTACCGGTGCCTGCCCCGGAATGCCCCATGAAACCGTTCTGGGGTCTAAAGAAGAAGGCGGGGTAGTAGTAGGTATTTCCCCCGCCCTGAACTTGGAAGAACATGTAGAAAAATACCACTCTCCCACTCGTGGTTACGATGCTATTATCTATACCGGGTCAGGTCTGATGGGACGGGAGATTGAAAATATCCGCAGTTGTGACGTGGTGATATTTGCCGGAGGGCGGTCCGGTACGTTGGGTGAGTTTGCTATAGCTTACGACGAAGGCAAAGTTATAGGGGTACTGCGGGGAAGCGGCGGCATTGCTGACCATCTGGACAAGATTATTGCCATGGTGGACAAGGAAACCGGTGCCCGCGTTTACTATGAATCAGACCCGTACAAATTGCTGGACATGCTGGAAGCAGTTTATCGGGAGCGTATTCTCCCCAAGCATAAACGCCTGCTGGAGAACAATGACCCCGATGGCGTATCCGACGGCTAG
- a CDS encoding ABC transporter substrate-binding protein translates to MLDDINMKLNSKSARLGTTVAGVFLSLVLLLGLVGGCKTADDTNPDDENPVVTEVTYPLTVTDQLGRIVTILSEPQTIVSLSPSNTETIYAMGLEDKLVGVTTYCNYPEAAKDKPKVGGFSNVDAEAVTAIGPDIILASNIHASTVIPQLEQLGLTVIAISPDNLEDVLASIELIGKCLNQVKKANSLVDSMQTRIDAVTSKVKNLSESQKPRVLYIVWHEPLMSVGSTAFITGLITAVGGVSITADSAEAYPTIGLETVLGANPQVVVVGTGMGSGADAPLLFIQDEPRLANIDARINGNIYSINTDLIGRTGPRIVEALEQLAKMLHPEIFGAIS, encoded by the coding sequence ATGCTGGATGATATAAATATGAAACTTAACAGTAAGAGTGCCCGGCTGGGTACTACTGTTGCCGGTGTCTTCTTAAGCTTGGTTTTGTTGTTAGGTCTGGTGGGTGGCTGTAAAACTGCAGACGATACCAATCCTGATGACGAAAACCCGGTTGTAACTGAAGTGACTTATCCGCTGACGGTGACAGATCAACTTGGCAGAATCGTAACTATCCTGTCTGAACCTCAGACCATAGTTTCTCTTTCTCCCAGCAATACCGAAACTATTTATGCTATGGGTCTTGAAGATAAACTGGTGGGTGTGACTACCTATTGCAATTACCCCGAAGCCGCCAAAGATAAACCCAAAGTGGGCGGTTTTTCAAATGTGGATGCCGAAGCAGTGACTGCCATTGGACCTGATATTATTCTGGCCTCCAATATTCATGCATCAACAGTTATTCCTCAGCTTGAACAGCTGGGTCTCACCGTAATAGCTATCAGCCCGGATAATCTGGAAGATGTGTTGGCATCTATTGAGCTTATCGGAAAGTGTCTGAATCAGGTTAAAAAAGCCAATTCACTGGTGGACAGTATGCAGACCCGTATAGATGCAGTAACATCCAAGGTTAAAAATCTGTCTGAAAGTCAGAAACCGCGTGTTTTATACATTGTTTGGCATGAACCTCTTATGAGCGTTGGTTCTACTGCCTTCATAACAGGCTTGATTACTGCTGTCGGAGGCGTTAGTATTACTGCTGATTCAGCCGAAGCCTATCCGACTATTGGTTTGGAAACAGTGCTGGGGGCTAACCCCCAAGTGGTAGTGGTTGGTACTGGAATGGGTTCCGGGGCTGATGCGCCGCTGCTGTTTATACAGGATGAACCCCGCCTGGCTAATATTGATGCCAGAATCAATGGCAATATATATAGTATAAACACAGACCTTATCGGCCGTACCGGGCCCCGAATTGTAGAGGCTCTCGAACAACTGGCCAAGATGCTTCACCCTGAAATATTTGGAGCTATCAGCTGA
- a CDS encoding FecCD family ABC transporter permease, whose translation MGVNTNLNKENCPAVPGGLHPHWRGRIFAMAGLFGLLLVAAVFAISFGSVEVPFFTTIAILISKIPFVHISPDWTVNTQAIIWDIRLPRVLLAGVVGMALAVAGATYQGLFRNPLADPYLIGVAQGAAVGAVLGLILGIGFDVLGIFTTPLFAFAGAFGAVGVVYMLARVGNRLTVTTLILAGVALGSFLTAIVSYLITVSGDKIHSVMFWLMGSFSMAGWESVKIVIPIVIIGTLVILLFARSLNLIQLGEEQAQELGVDVERMKIILLTAATLITAAAVSFVGIIGFVGIIVPHAIRLIWGADYRFLLPLSALVGAVFMILADIASRTLVAPSEIPVGAITALVGAPFFLYLLRKRTRMLF comes from the coding sequence ATGGGTGTAAATACAAATCTGAATAAGGAAAACTGTCCGGCAGTTCCCGGCGGTTTGCACCCCCATTGGAGGGGGCGGATTTTTGCTATGGCCGGGTTGTTTGGTTTGCTGCTTGTGGCGGCTGTTTTTGCTATTTCCTTCGGCTCAGTTGAAGTGCCATTTTTTACCACTATAGCTATCTTGATTTCAAAAATTCCTTTCGTACATATTAGCCCTGACTGGACCGTAAATACCCAGGCTATTATTTGGGATATCCGTTTGCCCAGAGTGCTGCTGGCTGGAGTAGTGGGTATGGCCTTGGCGGTGGCCGGGGCTACTTATCAGGGGCTCTTCCGAAACCCTCTGGCAGACCCGTATCTTATCGGCGTGGCTCAAGGCGCAGCCGTAGGCGCAGTGCTGGGGCTGATACTGGGTATCGGGTTTGATGTGCTGGGTATTTTTACTACCCCGCTATTTGCTTTTGCAGGGGCTTTTGGGGCGGTGGGGGTAGTGTATATGCTGGCCAGAGTGGGAAACCGCCTTACGGTGACTACTCTGATACTGGCTGGTGTGGCACTGGGTTCATTTCTTACGGCTATTGTGTCGTACCTCATTACGGTTAGCGGTGACAAGATTCACTCTGTCATGTTCTGGCTGATGGGCAGTTTTTCCATGGCCGGTTGGGAGAGTGTAAAAATTGTTATACCTATAGTGATTATAGGCACGCTGGTTATACTCCTGTTTGCCCGTTCCCTGAACCTTATCCAGCTGGGTGAGGAGCAAGCTCAGGAACTGGGGGTGGATGTGGAGCGGATGAAGATTATCCTTCTTACAGCGGCTACCCTGATAACAGCCGCGGCGGTATCTTTTGTGGGTATTATCGGTTTTGTGGGTATCATTGTTCCGCATGCCATCAGGTTGATATGGGGGGCAGATTATCGTTTCTTGCTGCCTCTTTCGGCTCTGGTAGGGGCGGTTTTCATGATACTGGCAGATATTGCTTCCCGCACTCTGGTTGCTCCCTCTGAAATACCGGTAGGGGCTATTACGGCCTTGGTGGGTGCTCCTTTCTTTCTGTATCTGCTTAGAAAACGCACCAGAATGCTCTTTTAG
- a CDS encoding ABC transporter ATP-binding protein, whose amino-acid sequence MFELEVRDVTLAYGPVDVLKNVSFKTMPGEMIGLVGPNGSGKSTLIKSLARVIDPRLGSIYINGRNSRSIPRLELAKMVGVVPQIPVLPSAFTAFEIVLMGRNPHMGTFQYESHKDIAIAWEALARAGVLHLADRQIGELSGGEIQSVVIARSLCQKTEAILLDEPTSNLDIGRQIEILDLIKSECRERNITVIAALHDLNLAAHYCERLILIDNNGIHADGSPVEVITTDNISRVYGPGSYVHTHPLSGLPAVLPRLGNIRCNANGEKGGTDAH is encoded by the coding sequence ATGTTTGAGCTTGAAGTACGAGACGTAACCCTGGCCTATGGTCCGGTTGATGTTCTGAAAAATGTCAGCTTTAAAACCATGCCCGGTGAGATGATTGGGTTGGTAGGACCGAATGGTTCAGGTAAATCTACCCTGATAAAGTCTTTGGCCAGAGTAATAGACCCGCGTTTGGGCAGTATTTATATCAATGGGCGTAATTCACGCTCTATACCCCGTTTGGAACTGGCAAAAATGGTAGGGGTTGTGCCCCAGATACCGGTACTCCCCAGTGCTTTTACCGCTTTTGAGATTGTTCTGATGGGGCGAAACCCCCATATGGGTACTTTCCAGTATGAAAGCCACAAGGATATCGCTATAGCATGGGAGGCTCTGGCAAGGGCAGGGGTACTGCATCTGGCTGACCGCCAAATCGGCGAACTTTCCGGCGGGGAGATACAAAGTGTGGTTATTGCCCGCTCTCTGTGCCAGAAAACTGAAGCAATTTTGCTGGATGAGCCTACTTCCAATCTGGATATAGGCCGCCAGATAGAGATACTGGACCTTATCAAATCTGAGTGCCGCGAACGGAATATTACCGTTATTGCCGCTTTGCATGACCTGAATCTGGCTGCCCATTATTGCGAAAGGCTTATACTCATTGACAACAATGGCATTCATGCAGATGGCAGTCCGGTTGAGGTAATAACTACCGATAATATAAGCCGTGTTTACGGCCCCGGCAGTTATGTCCATACCCACCCACTCAGCGGGCTTCCGGCAGTACTGCCGCGTCTGGGTAATATCCGGTGCAATGCAAACGGTGAAAAGGGAGGCACGGATGCTCACTGA
- a CDS encoding adenosylcobinamide amidohydrolase has translation MLTEKVNIRTVAEFHGIKAEVIEHEVWGVPANALVVTFPEERRALSGRQGYRKIKAVCNIYLPDAIWPRLHDDKLSWNGYYRQVFSKALSAIGIPLSKVLVLSTGVTMDHLAINEEKRGDLWVVALATAGVESNALRIGQDKSSGIDRNGRFKPFGTINTIILTSENLSQATLASCFITATEAKTIALDELGIMSAYTPSLKASGTGTDQIVAVSGMGDKATYVGGHTLLGELMGRSVTLAIKEALTKRIASRKGH, from the coding sequence ATGCTCACTGAGAAAGTAAATATACGAACAGTTGCCGAATTTCACGGCATAAAAGCCGAGGTTATAGAGCATGAGGTTTGGGGTGTTCCTGCCAATGCTTTGGTTGTTACTTTTCCTGAAGAACGGCGGGCACTTTCCGGCAGGCAGGGTTACCGCAAGATAAAGGCAGTGTGCAATATTTATCTGCCGGATGCTATCTGGCCGCGCCTGCATGATGATAAATTAAGCTGGAACGGGTATTACCGGCAGGTTTTTTCAAAGGCACTGAGTGCTATCGGCATCCCCCTTTCCAAAGTATTGGTTTTATCCACCGGGGTTACTATGGACCACCTAGCTATCAATGAGGAAAAACGGGGTGATTTGTGGGTGGTGGCTCTGGCTACCGCCGGAGTGGAGTCCAATGCTTTGCGGATTGGACAGGATAAATCTTCAGGCATTGACCGCAACGGCAGATTTAAACCCTTTGGTACCATAAATACCATTATCCTCACCAGTGAAAATCTTTCACAGGCAACATTGGCTTCCTGTTTCATAACAGCTACCGAGGCTAAGACTATTGCTCTGGATGAACTGGGTATTATGAGTGCTTATACCCCGTCTCTCAAAGCCAGCGGTACCGGTACCGACCAGATAGTGGCAGTTTCCGGTATGGGTGACAAGGCAACCTACGTGGGCGGGCATACTCTGCTGGGTGAACTGATGGGGCGGAGTGTTACTTTAGCTATTAAAGAAGCCTTGACCAAGCGTATTGCCAGCAGAAAAGGACACTAG
- a CDS encoding cobalamin biosynthesis protein yields the protein MEILLIFLLALVIDMVFGDPPNAFHPVAYMGKVISLFERAGFKGGKGYQFVYGIVMVIFTMALFFVPVYFLLDWLQGINSIVYIIVSAILFKMCFTVTGLRKAALLIKRLLEKDDIAQARFELRSLVSRDTSKLPQPKLVAAAVESVAESIGDGFVAPLFFFLIFGVPGVMAYRVVSTFDSMVGYRGKYEYLGKFAARFDDVLNFIPARLSALCILVASFFGRYSPAGAWRIMWRDHGKTQSPNAGWPMATAAGALEVCLEKVGHYSLGDDIRPLLPQTISCSLVLINNAGCIWVLISVGVIYFARIA from the coding sequence ATGGAAATCCTGCTGATATTCCTGCTGGCGCTTGTTATTGATATGGTCTTTGGTGACCCTCCAAATGCCTTTCACCCGGTAGCTTATATGGGCAAGGTAATTTCCCTGTTTGAACGGGCAGGCTTTAAAGGCGGCAAGGGATACCAGTTTGTTTATGGGATAGTCATGGTTATTTTCACCATGGCACTATTTTTCGTACCGGTATATTTCCTGCTGGACTGGTTGCAGGGGATAAATAGTATAGTTTACATAATAGTTTCAGCTATACTCTTTAAGATGTGTTTTACGGTTACCGGGCTGCGGAAAGCAGCTTTGCTTATTAAGCGATTGTTAGAAAAAGATGACATTGCCCAAGCTCGTTTTGAACTTCGGTCTCTGGTTTCACGGGATACGTCCAAACTGCCCCAGCCTAAACTGGTAGCGGCGGCAGTGGAATCTGTGGCGGAGAGTATCGGAGACGGGTTTGTGGCTCCGCTCTTTTTCTTTCTCATATTCGGTGTCCCCGGCGTTATGGCATACCGGGTAGTGAGTACTTTTGACAGCATGGTGGGCTACCGCGGAAAATACGAATATCTGGGCAAATTTGCTGCCAGATTTGATGATGTGCTTAATTTTATACCGGCCCGACTGTCTGCCTTGTGTATACTGGTTGCCAGCTTCTTTGGGCGTTACAGCCCCGCAGGGGCATGGCGGATAATGTGGCGTGACCATGGGAAGACCCAAAGCCCCAATGCGGGCTGGCCTATGGCTACTGCGGCAGGTGCCCTTGAAGTTTGCTTGGAAAAAGTGGGACACTACTCTCTGGGGGATGATATAAGACCGTTGCTTCCCCAAACTATCAGCTGTTCGCTTGTGCTTATAAACAATGCGGGCTGTATCTGGGTTTTAATAAGCGTGGGAGTGATTTATTTTGCCCGTATTGCCTAA
- a CDS encoding pyridoxal phosphate-dependent aminotransferase yields MPVLPKPQLEKLKPCYHGGPNYAELKKLGISPDAVMDFSVSSNPYPAPVELKEALSSLVIDRYPDSESAELKEYLAGRLSLKPENLIIGSGSMEVIRLVAGAYFGVGDTVLILKPTFGEYELAVEVAGADIIEQWADEESGFKFDLDLTCRIIKKHQPKAVFICNPNNPTGVYLSKADIEKVLNVCTDTLLVLDEAYIAFAEDCWKSADLLDSDNLIVIRSMTKDCALAGLRLGYGMASAEIIANLKKICPPWNVNAAAQKAGLVCLRHPSYLAESEKKIKASKEYLMQGFIRLGFSVFPSETNFFLLKVRSAADFRSAFLKYGLMVRDCTSFGLPQYVRIAPRTQSECEHLLEVSVELKSKSEIYPA; encoded by the coding sequence TTGCCCGTATTGCCTAAACCGCAGCTGGAAAAACTAAAGCCATGTTACCATGGAGGCCCTAACTATGCCGAGCTTAAAAAACTGGGTATAAGCCCTGATGCGGTTATGGATTTTTCGGTTAGCTCAAACCCGTATCCGGCACCGGTGGAACTTAAAGAAGCTTTGTCTTCTCTGGTTATTGACCGCTACCCGGACTCTGAGTCTGCTGAACTCAAAGAATATCTGGCGGGGAGGCTTTCGCTGAAACCCGAAAACCTGATTATAGGCAGCGGCTCTATGGAGGTTATCCGTCTGGTGGCTGGGGCATATTTCGGGGTGGGGGATACAGTGCTGATACTTAAACCCACTTTTGGCGAGTATGAACTGGCGGTGGAAGTAGCCGGTGCCGACATAATTGAACAGTGGGCAGATGAAGAGAGCGGCTTTAAGTTTGATTTGGATTTAACCTGCCGCATTATTAAAAAACATCAACCCAAAGCGGTATTTATTTGTAATCCCAACAATCCTACCGGGGTTTATCTTTCCAAAGCAGATATTGAAAAAGTGCTGAATGTCTGCACTGATACACTGCTGGTGCTGGATGAGGCCTATATAGCTTTTGCTGAAGATTGCTGGAAATCAGCAGATTTGCTTGATTCGGACAATCTAATAGTTATTCGCTCTATGACCAAAGATTGTGCTCTGGCCGGGCTAAGGTTGGGTTACGGCATGGCCTCGGCAGAGATAATAGCCAACCTGAAAAAGATTTGCCCCCCATGGAACGTGAATGCCGCTGCCCAAAAAGCAGGGCTGGTTTGCCTGCGTCATCCCAGCTATCTGGCGGAATCTGAAAAGAAGATAAAGGCCTCTAAAGAGTATTTGATGCAGGGTTTTATAAGGCTGGGTTTCAGTGTGTTTCCGTCTGAGACCAATTTTTTCCTGCTGAAGGTAAGGAGTGCTGCAGATTTTCGTTCAGCATTCCTTAAATATGGGTTGATGGTGCGGGACTGCACTTCATTTGGTCTGCCCCAATACGTGCGTATAGCTCCCCGTACCCAAAGTGAGTGTGAACACCTGCTTGAGGTTAGTGTTGAATTAAAAAGTAAGTCTGAGATTTATCCAGCCTGA